The Prosthecobacter vanneervenii region ACGTCCAGCTTGCCAGATGCCAGCACGGGGATGTCACTCACTCGGATCATCTTCTTCGGAATCCACAGAGGCGGCATGCCTTTGTCGAGCAGGCGGTAACGGAGGTCGAGGATCTCTTGATGCTCGGGGCCGCCGGGCATGCTGGTGAGGAGGATGAGGGCCTCACCCTTCTCAATGTCCGGCACGCCGACGACGGCGATCTTTCGCACGGTTTCACTTTCGAGTCCCATGGCTTTAACCAGGGCTTCTTCGACAGTTTCGTGCGGCACCATCTCTCCGGCGATCTTGGAGAAGCGGCTGAGACGGCCTTCGATGTAGAGAAAGCCGTCGAGGTCCACGCGTCCGATGTCTCCGGTGCGGAACCAGCCGTTCTGCAGCACCTCGGCACTGCGCTTGGCATCGTTGAGGTAGCCTTCAAACACGTTGGCCCCCTTGAACCAGATCATGCCGCTCTGATGCAGGGGAACCGGGGCGTTGGTTTCGGGATTGGTGATGCGCACGGCCATACCGGGCAGCACATGGCCCACGGAGCCTTGGCGGTGGCTCGGCAGCCAGGAGTAGCCAGCCTCCTCGTCTCCGAGCGGTGCAGGATCGGGCAGGTTGATGTTGAAGGCGGGGGAGGTCTCAGTGAGGCCGTAACCTTCCAGCACGGACTTGCCAAAGCGGGCCTCGAAGGCATCCGCCACGGTGCTGGGCAGTTTTTCCGCGCCGGTGACGCAGTACTTGATCGAGGCGAGCGACTCACGGTTCACACCGCGCAGGTAGCTGCGCAGGAAGGTGGGCGTGGAGATCATGAGCGTGATGCGGTACTTCTCGATGAGCTGCGCGAGCTTCTTCACCTCCATAGGTGAAGGATAGGTGACGAGGTGCAGCCCGTAGATGATGGGGAACCAGAGCGTGACGGTGCAGCCAAAGCTATGGAAGAGCGGCAGGCAGCCGAGGATGCTGTCATTGGTCTGCATGCCGAGACGGCTGCCAAACTGGGTGACGTTGGCAATGATATTCCGGTGCGTGAGGGCCACGCCCTTGGGCTCGCCGGAGCTGCCACTCGTAAAGAGCAGCAGCGCCTCTTTGCGCCCGCCCTTGCGGGAGATGCCCAGCACAGCCGCGAGAATGGGCGCTGGCAGCACCTTGCTAAGCAGCAACCATTTGGCGATGGATGCCTTCATCTTGGGCAGGATGCGCTCGATAAGGATGAGCTGCTTGCTGGGCGGCCAGGGGAAGCTCTGCATCTTGCGCACGAAGATGTCGGCGGTGAGGAAGCGGTCGATGTCGCCACGGCGGATGGCGCTTTCGATGGAGGCACGCCCGGCGGTGAAGTTGAGGTTCACCGGGATCTTGCCCGCGAGGACCACGGCCACATTGCAAATGAGGCCGCCGAGCCCTGGAGGCAGGATGATGCCCACGCGCTGCTTCTGGGTCTCGCGCTTGATCACCTGGGCGAGTGCGAGCGCGGTGGCGAAGACTTTGTCAAAGCGCAGGATCTTCTCATCCTTGCCATCAACGACGCTGTTGCGAGTGCCGTGTTTTTTAAAACCGTGAATCAGGGCATAGCCCAGGCTCATGTCCAGCGTGGGAGACTCACCAAAGCTCTCCTCCGCGAGCATGAGGAGGGATTCCTGATAGCTGGCGAGGTTCACTTCGGAGCCTTGGAGCAGCTTGCCAAAATTGAAGATGACCTCAGCGTCGGAGTAGCGACGTTCGATAGGCAGGGCGGTGTCCTGGCGGCTGTGCACGTAGAGAGGCAGTACTGGGATCTCCCCTTTGAGGAGAAACTCCAGCTTGGTGCCCGGCACAGTGGTCATGGGCGCGGAGATGGTGGCCGCCTCGGCAGGCAGATAGATGATGACAGCCCCCCCTTTTGCGGCATCTGCCAGAGCCTGGCGATAGGCTGGCACAGCGGTCTCCCCGATCGCAAACTCCAATGCGTGGACGTTTTCGCGCTCCAGATGCACGCGCAGCAGCGGATGCAGAGCAGCGCCTTTCTTGACGACATAGACCACCGGGCGGCCCTCCAGCACGAGTTCCAGACGCAGGAGGTCAAAGTAGCCCAGCTTGCTGGGCAGGATCATGAACCCACCTCCGGAGGGCAGGTTTTCTTTGCCGAGGATGGTCAGGTCTTTGAGGGTGACGGGCTTTTCGGAGGCCATGGTGAGTACAGCGCTAGGGATGCGCCCCACCTAAGCGGGAAGCAACGCGCATGCCAGCGGGAAAAGGGGCGGTGGGGGAGTTTGCCGTTGTTTGCGATTGTTGGCAATGGTTTGCAGTTGTTGTGGGGGGCTGGCTGTGGAATGAGGTTCTGGCAAACCACTGCAAACAACCGTCAACTTCTGTCATGCCCCCTCCCCCGCGTCATCCCCGCCGTGATTCAGCCGCCAGTTCCTCCCCGCCTCCGGGCAGCGAGAACTGGCTGCGGCCCTGGGCACAGATGAAGTATTTTTCCTTCCACCCGGCGGTCTACCCCAACATGATTCGGGCCACCTCCCCAGACGCGGGAGCGGGAGATCTGGTGAATGTCTATGACAAGGAAGGGCAGCTCTTTGGCAGCGGCTTTTACAATCCCAAAGCGCACGTTCCGCTTCGCGTGCTGCAGCATGGTGAAAACGTGCTGACCGAGGACGCGCTGGACGCCCGCCTGGACGCCGCGCTGGACTTGCGCCTGAAGATGCTGCGCCTGCCGGACACAACCGACGCATGGCGTGTAATCTCCTCCGACGGTGATGGCCTCAGCGGCCTCGTGGTGGACCGCTATGCAGATGTGCTTTCCATCGAAGTCACCTCGCTAGGCGTGTGGCGCCGCCTGCGCCGCTGGCTGCCCAAGCTGCATGCGGCGCTGGGCACCAAGCAGCACGTCATTGACGTGGACGCAGACATCGCCCGCATCGAAGGCATGCGCCGGGCGGACGTGCCTGAGATGGACGACCCCGCTCCACGCAGTGTGCGCGTGCGCGAGCACGGCGTGCGCTATCAGGTGAATTTTGAAGACGGGCACAAGACGGGATTTTTCTGCGACCAGCGGGAGAACCGCCTAAAATTCGGCCAACTGACGCGCGGACGCCGTGTGCTGGACCTATGCAGTTACACGGGAGGTTTTGCCCTCAGCGCACGGATGGCCGGTTGCGAGGACGTCACCGGCGTGGACTTGGACGAAAAGGCCATCGCCCAGGCCAAAAAAAACGCGGACCTGAACCAGGTGCGCATCGACTGGGTGCACGGAGACACCTTCACCTGGGGCCGCCAGATGCAGCAGAACGGCAAGCAGTGGGACGCCGTGGTGCTGGACCCGCCGAAGCTCATCTTCTCCCGCGATGCGGAGGAAGGCCAGCTGGGCCGCAACAAGTACTACGACATGAACGCCGTGGCCCTGGGCCTGCTGGAGCGCGGCGGGCTGTTTGTGACCTGCTCGTGCTCCGGGCTGCTGGATGTGGCGGAGTTTGAAGACATCGTGATGCGTGCCGCGCACCGCAACAAGCGCCGCCTCCAGATCCTGGACCGCACCGGCGCAGGCGCGGACCATCCGGTGATGTCCAACTGTCCGGAAAGCCGCTACCTCAAGGTGCTGTGGTGTCTTGCGTGGTGATGACCACCCTCTGACAAGAAGAGAATCCGTCACAGGTTTCCTTTGCCTCCACTCCCCGTCTGTTTACTTTGGATGCCTCATGAATCCAGAGGTGCAAAACATTGTGGCCGCAGGCAAGCTTTCTGCAGCCGACGGCGAAAAACTTTCGAAACTCGAACCCGGGACCTTCTGTGTCCATAAAAGCTGGGGCGTAGGCAAAATCGCTGAATGGGACCTGCTGGGCGACCGCCTGCTGATCGACTTTGAGGGCAAGCCCGGGCATCCACTGAAACTAGCCTTTGCCATCAACTCCCTGGAAATCCTGCCGGCGGATCACCTGCTGTCCCGCCGTCTGGCAGATCTGGACGCCCTGAAGCAAATGGCTGCAGACAACGCCCCCGCACTGGTGGAGCTGGCGCTGAAGAGCAGCGGCAACACCCTGCATCTCGACGATCTGGAAAAGCTGCTCAAGGGCCGCATCATCCCCGACGCTGACTACAAGAAGTGGTGGGAAGGCGCCAAGCGCGCACTGAAGACGCACCGCCACATCGTGGTGCCCGCCAAGCGCACGGAGAAGCTTGTGCTGCGAGACCAGGCTGAAAACGCCGGAACCCAGATGGTGAAGTCCTTCCTGGCCGCACGCGATCTCAAGAGCAAGCTGGCCACCCTGGCGAGCATCCAGAAGGATCTGGACCTCTTCACTGATGCAAAGGCCGAACTGGTGCCCGTTTTTCAGGACATCTCCGACTCTGCGCGCAAAAGCGTGAAACTGAACCTCAAGGAGTGCCTGCAACTGCTGCTGGCGCGCGATGAGCTGATCGACACCCTGGGCACCACGGCCCCAATGGGCTCCATGAAGATCTCCGACCTGATCTGCGAGACGAAAGATGTGCTGGCGGACGCCATCAAGAGTCTGGCTTCCAGCGCTCTGGGCCGTATCTACCGCGCCTTCCCCGAGGCCTTCCCAAACCGAGCTTGGGTGTCTGAGATTCTCCACCACCTGACCAAGACCGGCGGCCGCGCCGTGGCGGAGATCGCCGTGGTGCTGGATGCCAATGACGAGCGCGATGTGCTGGCTGAGGCGCTGAAAAAATCCCTGCGCAACCGCATGCTCTCCTCCGACCTACTTATCTGGATGGCACGCGAGCGCAAAGGTCTGGCGGAATCCGTTTTCGACATCGATCTGGGCCACGCCATCCTCGGTGTGATCGAGAGCGACCACATGGAAGGTGGCCCGAAACGCACCGGCCGCCTGCAGGATCTCCTCTCCGACGACAAAACATTGCTGGGAGAAATGGTGGCTGAAGCCGACGACGAAGATGTGCGCCTGCTGGCCAAGCGCCTGATCAACGGCTCCCTCTTTGACGAACTGACACGCCGCTCCCTGATGGCGCGCATCATCAAGGCACGCCCTGAGATGGAGCAGATGATGGACGACAACTCCGCCGCAGTGAAGAATGACGCCCTGATCGCCTCCTGGGAGAGCCTGGAGAAGAAAAAGTTGGAGCTGGAAGACCTCGTCAATGTCAAGATCCCAGAGAACAAGCGCGAGATCCAGATCGCACGCGATGAGGGCGACTTGCGCGAAAACGGCGGCTACAAAGCGGCGCGCGACCAGCAGTCCGTTCTTCTGCGCATGCAGGCCAAGCTGGAACGTGAACTGCGCCACGCGCGTGGCACAGACTTTGCCAACGTTTCCACGGATAAAGTGGGCATCGGCACCATTGTGGACCTGGAAGACGTGCCCTCTGGTGAGAAGGAAACCTTCACCATCCTGGGCGCTTGGGACGGAGATCTGGAGAAGAATATCATCAGCTATCTCTCTGAATCTGCCAAAGCCCTGATCGGCAAAGCCGTAGGAGACGAAGTGGAACTCCCCACTGACAGTCATCATGTAAGCCGCAAGGCTAAAGTGACAGCAATCCGCGCCTTTAAAGTGTAAGCGGCAAGCCTATTTTTCAGCTTCAAATCACGAAAATCTCCGCTCTGGCGGAGATTTTTTTGCACCCCAGCATTCAGCATGATTTTTTCGAAATCTGCTGCACGTATGGATCGTCCATGCCTGATCTCCCCCTCAACCATGGGGATCGGCTAAATGAGCTACGCGAGTAGCATCTGCTCCATGCACGCCCCTGCCACATGTCCCTAGTTTCCCTCTCAGCCAGTCAAACCCAAAGCCTGCGAGAGTACATCTTTACAAGCCGTTCGCGCAGCACCCTTTTGCTGATGAAAGTCATCGCTGGCATGTGCCTCATGCCTGCCGCAGGAGTTGGCCAGAGCATACTGTCACAGAAATCCAGCGTCATTCTCAGTCAGCCAGCAAGCACGATTTTGAGCCAGGCTGAAGCAGCCCCCCCTTCCCTCCCGGGAGTCTTCGAGGCCCAGCCAGGCCCATGGGGACGCATGAAATGCGCCTATGTCTATCTGGAGGCGCCAGCCAGCCTTGTGGAGGAGTTTCCACTGCCCAGCCCGGTAACGCGATGGACCTTTCCAGCCTCAGCAGTCATCAGTCTGCCGATGCTGTTTTCCAAGGCCGGCCTCTCTCAGTCACTGGTGGAGACACTGCTAGCCCCCAAGCACCTGGTCAAAGACGGCCCGAATGTGCATGTGATGCCACCGCTCAACGAGGTGGAGGCCATGTCCGCAGAATCTCGTGCCATCATCTACGCTGAGCTGGCCAAATATCCGGAAAACGAATACTACGCCGACCCCGTGCTGATCATCGGCGCCAGCATTGATGAATGGTACAAGGGCAGCAAGCTGCGCATGGAAATCGTCAACAAGATCAAGCAGATGAGCTACATGCGCGGAGAAGCCGTGGCCTTCAGCGACATCTCTGTACTTCTAAACTACGCCCAGTCAGACTCCGAGGCGCGGGCCATTTTCAAGGCCTGCACCCGCACGCGCAACCTGATGATCCGCCTCATCCTGGACAAAACAGCCAATGCCGAGGAGATCCTCAAGTATTGGAGTTTTGGCCCGGGCATACGCCGTAAAGACCTCGAACCGCTGGTGCGCTCCGTCATCGAGTTGGATGGCGAGGACGAACTGGGCCTGGTGCATGTGCTGCCCGCCCTGCCCCGCAAACTGCTCTACACCTACCCTGGCCTTGATATGGCCAAACACGGCATGCTGCCAGACTGCCACTGGACCTCGCTGAACTTTTTCAACTTTGAGCCGCACGAGTACCTGCTAGACGCACGTCTGGCTACCAGCCAGGTTCTGGAGCAGTTTGTGCCAGTGGACCCGCCTTATCAGTTTGCGGATGTCCTCTTCTTTTTGGACAACAACACAGGAGACGCCTTCCACTCCTGCGTGCATCTGGCGGACAACATCGTGTACACCAAGAACGGGCGCAATGTGCTTTCCCCCTGGGTCATCATGAAGCTGGATGACGTCAAAAAGATCTATCTCTACAAGGGCAACGGCCGAGTTCAGGGTTTCCGTCGCAAGGACATCGCGGCAGAGAAGAAGGCATCGCAGGAAGCTCCTTAAAGGAGAGAGGCACCCAGCATTTGGCTCTGTTTCAAATGGTGGCTGCAATGTGCGGGCTGTGGCAGGCGTTAAACCACGCACTACTCTCACCATGTCCTCCCGCCGCCATTTCATCCACACCGTGCTCGGCACCAGCGCCGCAGCCGCCTTTGCAGCAGACTCCAAGCTTAGCTACAAAGGAGAGAACATCCAATTTGGCCTCGTGACGTACATGTGGGGCGCAGACTGGGACCTGCCCACGCTGCTGAAAAACTGCGAAACTGCGCAGGTGCTCGGCGTGGAGCTGCGCATCGACCATGCACACAAGGTCAGCCCTAGCCTCACGCCCGAACAGCGCGCAGCGGTGCGCAAACAGTTTGAGGACTCTCCCGTGGACCTCCTCGGCATGGGCACCAATTATGAATTTCACTCCCCCAATGTGGAAGAGGTGAAGAAGAATATCGAAGGAGCCAAGCAATACATCAAACTCTGCCACGATCTGGGGGGCACCGGTGTGAAGGTGAAGCCTAATGCCCTGCCGAAGGACGTACCAGCGGAGAAAACGCTGACTCAGATCGGCAAGGCGCTGGCGGAGCTGGGAGACTATGCGCTGGGCTTTGGCCAGGAGATTCGTCTGGAGGTACATGGCAAGGACACCTCCGAACTGCCCAACATCAAGACCATCATGGACGCCGCCAACCGCGACAACGTACGCGTCTGCTGGAATTCCAACGATACCGACCTCAATGGCGCAGGACTGGAGGCTAACTTTGCCCTCGTTAAGGACCACCTCGGCCACACCACGCACATCCGTGGTGTAAACCAGAGCAGCTACCCGCTCGACAAGCTGGCCAAACTTCTGGTGGAGGCCGACTATGAAGGCCATGTCTGCCTGGAAGCCCACAAGCTACCCTCTGGAGACCGAGTGGCAGCCTTGGCGGAACAGCGCGAGCTTTTCATGAATTTGGTGACGGAAGCACGTAAAAGCGCCAAGGACTAATCCCATGCACACCTCTAAGCGTTTCTAAAGACAGGGTGTGTCATCACACACCATCACTGAGAGAGCCAGGTGGCACACTGTGAGCATTCCACTTTGACCATTGTATTCTGGAAACACGCGACAGACGCTTGCAACTTTGGGAACATTCCGCCCCGTTGCCAGTTGAAGCGGTGCATCGCCTTCGTCGCAAACGCTGCCTCCCTGCTCATAGATTAACGCACTTGCTTCGAAGGCATTCCACATAACCTTACCTGACATTCACCCTTCACAGCACCAACAAATGACCGCGAATCCACACGAAGCAGCTGGTCAGATACCGGTATCGTGTCAATTAGCGGTCACAGCTCTGGCGTTGAGCTCATCGCTAAAGCGTTACGCCGCTTGAAAAGTCTGGGCTCCACCAGCCAGGAGGCCGTGCTCCACACAATAGCGGGCGATTTTGGCCCCGGAGTCGATGCCGGTCTTCTTCCAGATGTTGTGCTTGTGAACAGAAACCGTCTTGGCCGAGAGGCTTAGATCCAAGGAGATGGCTTTCAGACTCTTTCCATGCGCCAGTTGCAGGAAGATTTCAAACTCGCGACTGCTCAACACCTTGTGCAGTTCCTTGCCGCCGGTCGGCAGTCTCACGGCATTTTCTGCGAAGGACTGCGCCACGCTGCGGGAGAGGTATTTTTTGCCACGCAGGGCGTAATTGATAGCGGTGACGATCTCCCCTGGAGGAGAATCTTTGGCCACATACCCGCAGGCACCTGCCTTCAAAGCACGCTCGATCCACAACGCCTGGATGTGCATGCTGACGACGATACAGGCCGGAGAAGGCATGGCGGCGGCAAAGTCTGCCAGCAGAGTCAGACCGGAACAGTCAGTCATTTCGAGGTCGATTAGGACGACATCGACGGCCTGCCTTGATGATAACTCACGCGCTTTTTCAGCACTTGTAGCGATCAGGATTTCATAGTCTTTGAACATCAGGCGCAGATACTGGCCTAGCGTCTCAGCGAACATGGCATGGTCATCAACGAGCAAGATTTTTTTAGATGCGGGAGTCATTGTTGTTGAATGAGTTAGAGCACAAAGCGCTCTGTTATATGTGGGGTAAAAGCAGCCTGTCTGACTGCTATGACAATCCAAATTTATATGGAAAATCTCATATGGCGTCTAAATTAAGTTTTAATTATTTAGACGGAAACGTAACAAAACTTAAGGACACGCTTAAGGTCATCTGTTCCTTGTCTGAGGCACTCTTCCTGAGGCTCGTCTCAGGCTCCTCTCACCCAAGATTTAGCGCCTTCCGCCCACCATCTTGAGCCGTCTTGTGAAACGAGTGATATGCAAATAGCGTGCCACTGTGACATAAGCCGCTGCTTAGCCCATTCCAAGAATGGGCTTTAATGACCTTCAGCGCTTGTTTCCGATAATATTCAGAAATTCTATTCTCTTTGTTTTCAATCTTTAACAGCTTCGCGCTCTTAAGGACCGGATTCGAAAAGAACGTGTTAATATTTTTCTCCCCCCCGGCAGACTGCGATTCATTTACGGAGATATGAATAGTCAGCCCCTTTTACTGTAAAAACTACAAATTTTAAATCAGCTGACAAATTTTGATCGCCTTCACACTGCAATCGTTCGTTTTCTAATCTAGCCATCTTTCCGCACACACCCCTTCCACTAGACCGCTCTGAACTGCCTTCAGGCTCCGCCGGTCCCACCTGTTACCTGATATGCCCACTTGTGTGTTGTTTCACCCCAGCGAATTCACCCGTTCCAGCTGGAAGCTCCTGCTCAAGAAGATACTCCCTGGGTGCAAAGCGATCGAGACCTCATCTGTGGAAGAAGTACGCCATGCGGTGGAATCCGTGCAGGTGGACGCCTTGATGATGGAATTCCACCCGCGAGACGTGGAGCACGGCATCGATACCCTGAAAGCAGTAATTTCCATAACAGGCGGAAAGCGCGTCATGCTCATCTGCGGACCACCTGCACCCGTGACCACGAGGACCGCCATGCAAGCGGGAGCCAGTGTCTTTTTAGGATGCAACGAATCTGTGGAAGAGCTTAAGCGCGCCCTGAGCGCCGCGCTAGAATGCGTACCCTACATGTCTAGTGAACTGGCCTCTGCCCTGGCCCGCTCAGTAGGCCCAATCAACGCCCCGCAGGAAGAAGAGGAGTCATCACAGTACGCTCTCTCCGTTCGTGAGGAGGAGGTGCTAGAGTTGCTGGTCTCTGGCATGCGGCCCAGCCAGGTAGCCAGCCGCCTTGGCCTGAGCATGAAGACCATTTCGAGCCACAAGCGCAACGCTTTGGGCAAGCTGGGGGTTTCCAATATCTTGGAAGCAGTGCGTATCTGGGTGTGACCTGCATGCCTACGGGTTCTGCGGATGCCGCAGGCCCACCATGACTTTTCACGCCCATCCCCCTGCAAGCCAGCAGGAAGCTTTGCTTTCATGCCCATTCGTCAAAGGCTGCTCGTGAGTGCAAATCCTTCGCCGCCCTAGGAAATGATGCAGCATTCCAAAGGTGCCTGCATTGGCAAAAGC contains the following coding sequences:
- a CDS encoding AMP-binding protein, which codes for MASEKPVTLKDLTILGKENLPSGGGFMILPSKLGYFDLLRLELVLEGRPVVYVVKKGAALHPLLRVHLERENVHALEFAIGETAVPAYRQALADAAKGGAVIIYLPAEAATISAPMTTVPGTKLEFLLKGEIPVLPLYVHSRQDTALPIERRYSDAEVIFNFGKLLQGSEVNLASYQESLLMLAEESFGESPTLDMSLGYALIHGFKKHGTRNSVVDGKDEKILRFDKVFATALALAQVIKRETQKQRVGIILPPGLGGLICNVAVVLAGKIPVNLNFTAGRASIESAIRRGDIDRFLTADIFVRKMQSFPWPPSKQLILIERILPKMKASIAKWLLLSKVLPAPILAAVLGISRKGGRKEALLLFTSGSSGEPKGVALTHRNIIANVTQFGSRLGMQTNDSILGCLPLFHSFGCTVTLWFPIIYGLHLVTYPSPMEVKKLAQLIEKYRITLMISTPTFLRSYLRGVNRESLASIKYCVTGAEKLPSTVADAFEARFGKSVLEGYGLTETSPAFNINLPDPAPLGDEEAGYSWLPSHRQGSVGHVLPGMAVRITNPETNAPVPLHQSGMIWFKGANVFEGYLNDAKRSAEVLQNGWFRTGDIGRVDLDGFLYIEGRLSRFSKIAGEMVPHETVEEALVKAMGLESETVRKIAVVGVPDIEKGEALILLTSMPGGPEHQEILDLRYRLLDKGMPPLWIPKKMIRVSDIPVLASGKLDVQNCEKIAKAGA
- a CDS encoding class I SAM-dependent rRNA methyltransferase; this translates as MPPPPRHPRRDSAASSSPPPGSENWLRPWAQMKYFSFHPAVYPNMIRATSPDAGAGDLVNVYDKEGQLFGSGFYNPKAHVPLRVLQHGENVLTEDALDARLDAALDLRLKMLRLPDTTDAWRVISSDGDGLSGLVVDRYADVLSIEVTSLGVWRRLRRWLPKLHAALGTKQHVIDVDADIARIEGMRRADVPEMDDPAPRSVRVREHGVRYQVNFEDGHKTGFFCDQRENRLKFGQLTRGRRVLDLCSYTGGFALSARMAGCEDVTGVDLDEKAIAQAKKNADLNQVRIDWVHGDTFTWGRQMQQNGKQWDAVVLDPPKLIFSRDAEEGQLGRNKYYDMNAVALGLLERGGLFVTCSCSGLLDVAEFEDIVMRAAHRNKRRLQILDRTGAGADHPVMSNCPESRYLKVLWCLAW
- a CDS encoding GreA/GreB family elongation factor, encoding MNPEVQNIVAAGKLSAADGEKLSKLEPGTFCVHKSWGVGKIAEWDLLGDRLLIDFEGKPGHPLKLAFAINSLEILPADHLLSRRLADLDALKQMAADNAPALVELALKSSGNTLHLDDLEKLLKGRIIPDADYKKWWEGAKRALKTHRHIVVPAKRTEKLVLRDQAENAGTQMVKSFLAARDLKSKLATLASIQKDLDLFTDAKAELVPVFQDISDSARKSVKLNLKECLQLLLARDELIDTLGTTAPMGSMKISDLICETKDVLADAIKSLASSALGRIYRAFPEAFPNRAWVSEILHHLTKTGGRAVAEIAVVLDANDERDVLAEALKKSLRNRMLSSDLLIWMARERKGLAESVFDIDLGHAILGVIESDHMEGGPKRTGRLQDLLSDDKTLLGEMVAEADDEDVRLLAKRLINGSLFDELTRRSLMARIIKARPEMEQMMDDNSAAVKNDALIASWESLEKKKLELEDLVNVKIPENKREIQIARDEGDLRENGGYKAARDQQSVLLRMQAKLERELRHARGTDFANVSTDKVGIGTIVDLEDVPSGEKETFTILGAWDGDLEKNIISYLSESAKALIGKAVGDEVELPTDSHHVSRKAKVTAIRAFKV
- a CDS encoding sugar phosphate isomerase/epimerase family protein, producing MSSRRHFIHTVLGTSAAAAFAADSKLSYKGENIQFGLVTYMWGADWDLPTLLKNCETAQVLGVELRIDHAHKVSPSLTPEQRAAVRKQFEDSPVDLLGMGTNYEFHSPNVEEVKKNIEGAKQYIKLCHDLGGTGVKVKPNALPKDVPAEKTLTQIGKALAELGDYALGFGQEIRLEVHGKDTSELPNIKTIMDAANRDNVRVCWNSNDTDLNGAGLEANFALVKDHLGHTTHIRGVNQSSYPLDKLAKLLVEADYEGHVCLEAHKLPSGDRVAALAEQRELFMNLVTEARKSAKD
- a CDS encoding response regulator, whose product is MTPASKKILLVDDHAMFAETLGQYLRLMFKDYEILIATSAEKARELSSRQAVDVVLIDLEMTDCSGLTLLADFAAAMPSPACIVVSMHIQALWIERALKAGACGYVAKDSPPGEIVTAINYALRGKKYLSRSVAQSFAENAVRLPTGGKELHKVLSSREFEIFLQLAHGKSLKAISLDLSLSAKTVSVHKHNIWKKTGIDSGAKIARYCVEHGLLAGGAQTFQAA
- a CDS encoding LuxR C-terminal-related transcriptional regulator, which produces MLFHPSEFTRSSWKLLLKKILPGCKAIETSSVEEVRHAVESVQVDALMMEFHPRDVEHGIDTLKAVISITGGKRVMLICGPPAPVTTRTAMQAGASVFLGCNESVEELKRALSAALECVPYMSSELASALARSVGPINAPQEEEESSQYALSVREEEVLELLVSGMRPSQVASRLGLSMKTISSHKRNALGKLGVSNILEAVRIWV